The sequence below is a genomic window from Ipomoea triloba cultivar NCNSP0323 chromosome 2, ASM357664v1.
GCAGAGCTTTTAGTCTTTTTCTCTAACTTCAGCAGGCTCACTGCTTTCATGTTTTTCAACATTACTTTCACTCCCTGGAGGCAATGACTTGGCTGCTCCTTCTTCTTCCTGGCCGCCCTCGCCCTCCGCTTTCCTGTTCCCCGACAGGAACTCGAGAGCGGTGACTACGTCGCTGATGAATGGCCGCGTGTCTGCTTCCTCTTGTAGACACATTGCTGCAACTGCAAGAGCCTGATACAGTCCCTTTGTTGGGTAGTTCCCTTGCAGCAATGGATCCACCATTAAGTGAAATTTCTGTTTGTCTTTGAACAATGGTTGAGCCTGCAGTTCTAGAGTTGAGTACAATAATATGTATTTATAGAGCTGCAGAGATTTCTTGGAGTGTATATATAGTAATGgatgttgagcataaatataatataaacataaatgcagtccaactattagcttagacttttagttgagatggagcaagTACCCACAAAACCAAGTTCTGTTCTTCACTTGGTCTAGCGTTATCGATGACTCTTCTTCCCGTGATCATCTCCAGGAACACGACCCCAAAGCTGTAAACGTCGGACTTGGTGGAAAGTTGACCAGTGGAGGCATATTCAGGCGCGCAATAGCCATAGGTACCCATGACCCTGGTAGAGACGTGCGTTTGATCCCCGGTTGGACCTAGCTTGGCTAACCCAAAATCAGAAAGCTTAGCATCGAAGTTTTTGTCTAGAAGTACATTGGATGCTTTGAAGTCGCGGTAAATTACTGGAGGATTGGCTGTTTCGTGTAGGTATTCGAGCCCTCTTGCTGCTCCCTCGGCTATTTTCATCCTCGTTTTCCAA
It includes:
- the LOC116010582 gene encoding probable serine/threonine-protein kinase PBL23 → MLDCFSCCTGEDTTDKALREGSIHDFRGMTLTSFANISLKSDSNRRKYIAEEVGKFGKGNISAQAFTFQELNDTTQKFNPDFLLGEGGFGKVYKGHLETKNIDIAVKQLNRNGFQGNREFLVEVLLLSLLHHPNLVNLIGYCCDGEERILVYEFLENGCLEDHLLDLKPGKPHLDWKTRMKIAEGAARGLEYLHETANPPVIYRDFKASNVLLDKNFDAKLSDFGLAKLGPTGDQTHVSTRVMGTYGYCAPEYASTGQLSTKSDVYSFGVVFLEMITGRRVIDNARPSEEQNLVLWAQPLFKDKQKFHLMVDPLLQGNYPTKGLYQALAVAAMCLQEEADTRPFISDVVTALEFLSGNRKAEGEGGQEEEGAAKSLPPGSESNVEKHESSEPAEVREKD